The Tardiphaga alba genome includes a window with the following:
- a CDS encoding type II toxin-antitoxin system YhaV family toxin, whose protein sequence is MIINGWSIYAHPLFLNQVTRLVEGVERDRIKDPTSYQARPNAKLLKAIRTITQERIPHDPTDRRYRLGSTLGSSHKHWFRDKFGNSRFRLFFRFDMKAKVIVYAWVNDETTLRTYGKKTDAYAVFTSMLTDGNPPDSWDNLLASCSDPEIVAKAAALLKNNSD, encoded by the coding sequence ATGATCATCAACGGCTGGTCGATCTACGCGCATCCGCTCTTTCTCAATCAGGTGACTCGCCTGGTCGAGGGTGTTGAGCGCGACCGCATAAAAGATCCGACCAGCTACCAAGCCAGACCGAACGCCAAACTGCTGAAAGCCATCCGCACGATTACGCAGGAGCGCATTCCGCACGACCCGACCGACAGGCGCTACCGCCTCGGCTCTACACTCGGCAGCAGTCACAAACATTGGTTTCGCGACAAGTTCGGCAACAGTCGTTTTCGGCTGTTCTTTCGTTTTGACATGAAAGCGAAGGTCATCGTCTATGCGTGGGTGAATGACGAAACAACGCTGCGGACCTACGGAAAGAAGACAGACGCTTACGCTGTTTTCACTTCGATGCTGACTGACGGAAATCCGCCGGATAGCTGGGACAACTTACTGGCCTCCTGCTCCGATCCAGAGATCGTCGCGAAAGCAGCTGCGTTACTTAAAAATAACTCGGATTGA
- a CDS encoding dicarboxylate/amino acid:cation symporter has translation MPKKPWYKILYIQVIIAIIIGVALGYFYPDAGKALKPLGDGFIALIKMMIAPAIFCTVVHGIASIGDMSKVGRIGGKTLLYFEVVSSLALLIGLLVGHFLQPGAGFNIDPATLDAKSVASYVTRAKEESFVTHLMAIIPTSYFDSLAKGDLLQVLLVAILSGFAISHMGKPGERIAEGIDLAGKMFFRIIGMIVYLAPIGAFGAMAFTIGSFGLGALVNLGYLIVTFYAASLLFILLVLGGIARAFGFSILRFIAYIKDELLIVLGTSSSETVLPRMITKMEALGASKPVVGLVIPTGYSFNLDGTNIYMTLATLFLAQATNTDLSYGQMAAILGVAMLTSKGASGVTGAGFVTLAATLSIIPDIPITSLAIIVGIDKFMSECRALTNLIGNGVATIVISRWEGELDAHKLHEAMAHPIAFGEEMEHVPLDQDPMKPVV, from the coding sequence ATGCCCAAAAAGCCCTGGTACAAGATCCTCTATATCCAGGTGATCATCGCCATCATCATCGGCGTGGCGCTCGGTTACTTCTATCCCGATGCCGGCAAGGCGCTGAAGCCACTCGGCGATGGCTTCATCGCGCTGATCAAGATGATGATCGCGCCGGCGATCTTCTGCACCGTGGTGCATGGCATCGCCTCCATCGGCGACATGAGCAAGGTCGGCCGCATCGGCGGCAAGACGCTTCTGTATTTCGAAGTGGTGTCATCGCTCGCGCTGCTGATCGGCCTCTTGGTCGGACATTTCCTGCAGCCCGGCGCGGGCTTTAATATCGATCCCGCCACGCTCGATGCGAAATCGGTGGCCAGCTACGTGACGCGCGCCAAGGAGGAGAGTTTCGTCACCCATCTGATGGCGATCATCCCGACCTCCTATTTCGACTCGCTGGCCAAGGGCGACCTGCTGCAGGTGCTGCTGGTGGCGATCCTGTCGGGCTTTGCGATCTCGCATATGGGCAAGCCCGGCGAGCGCATCGCCGAAGGCATCGACCTCGCCGGCAAGATGTTTTTCCGCATCATCGGCATGATCGTTTATCTCGCGCCGATCGGCGCCTTCGGCGCCATGGCCTTCACCATCGGCTCGTTCGGGCTCGGTGCGCTGGTCAATCTCGGCTATCTCATCGTCACGTTCTATGCGGCGTCGCTGCTGTTCATCCTGCTGGTGCTGGGCGGCATCGCGCGGGCCTTCGGCTTCTCCATCCTGCGCTTCATCGCCTATATCAAGGATGAACTGCTGATCGTGCTCGGCACGTCGTCGTCGGAGACGGTGCTGCCGCGCATGATCACCAAGATGGAAGCGCTCGGCGCATCCAAGCCCGTGGTCGGCCTGGTGATCCCGACCGGCTACAGCTTCAATCTCGACGGCACCAATATCTACATGACGCTGGCCACGCTGTTTCTGGCGCAGGCGACCAATACGGATCTCTCCTACGGGCAGATGGCTGCGATCCTCGGCGTTGCCATGCTCACCTCGAAGGGTGCCTCGGGGGTGACGGGCGCGGGCTTCGTGACGCTGGCGGCGACGCTGTCGATCATTCCCGACATTCCGATCACCTCGCTGGCGATCATTGTCGGCATCGACAAGTTCATGAGCGAATGCCGCGCGCTCACCAACCTGATCGGCAATGGCGTCGCCACCATCGTCATCAGCCGCTGGGAAGGCGAGCTCGATGCGCACAAGCTGCATGAGGCCATGGCCCATCCCATCGCCTTCGGCGAAGAGATGGAGCATGTGCCGCTGGATCAGGATCCGATGAAGCCGGTGGTGTAG
- a CDS encoding (2Fe-2S) ferredoxin domain-containing protein yields MAPKPVIPARLRRAPPILVCKKCLGRIDDGKKLRKALKSDSKDRSRAQDVKPPRVVMTSCLGICPKRAVVVASAATLQDGKYLLLSEAAASAEAIEVLMPGSKP; encoded by the coding sequence ATGGCTCCCAAACCCGTGATCCCTGCAAGGCTGCGCCGCGCGCCGCCGATCCTCGTCTGCAAGAAATGCCTCGGCCGCATCGATGACGGCAAGAAGCTGCGCAAGGCGCTGAAATCCGATTCCAAAGATCGCAGTCGCGCGCAGGATGTGAAGCCGCCGCGCGTGGTGATGACGAGTTGCCTCGGCATCTGCCCGAAGCGCGCGGTGGTCGTCGCCAGCGCGGCGACCTTGCAGGACGGGAAATATCTGCTGCTATCGGAAGCCGCCGCCAGCGCGGAAGCGATCGAAGTGCTGATGCCGGGCTCCAAACCGTAG
- a CDS encoding nuclear transport factor 2 family protein, which produces MTEHSLWRFARALHRAINEHQFDDLAAMIDDNVEWAVYGPIDMFPFLGARHGKTAVLDVCRQIADNVRVHRYERESIILGEESASTMMRYSLTALDTNRPISLRLAQFAQFRAGRLVSMRVVVDTFDLVEQALGRAIHLPKIA; this is translated from the coding sequence ATGACAGAGCACAGCCTCTGGCGTTTCGCGCGTGCATTGCATCGTGCGATCAACGAACACCAATTCGACGACCTTGCCGCCATGATCGACGACAATGTCGAATGGGCCGTGTATGGGCCGATCGACATGTTTCCGTTTCTCGGTGCGCGTCACGGAAAGACCGCCGTACTCGATGTTTGCCGGCAGATTGCCGACAATGTTCGCGTGCATCGCTATGAGCGCGAGTCGATCATCCTCGGCGAAGAGTCCGCTTCGACCATGATGCGCTACTCGCTGACGGCGCTCGACACCAACCGGCCGATCAGCCTGCGCCTCGCACAATTCGCCCAGTTCCGTGCCGGCCGCCTGGTCAGCATGCGCGTCGTCGTCGATACATTCGATCTGGTCGAGCAGGCATTGGGCCGCGCCATTCACCTGCCCAAGATTGCGTGA
- a CDS encoding type II toxin-antitoxin system PrlF family antitoxin encodes MARTFEETSTITSKGQTTVPKSVRQALGLSEGDQIAFLVDERGVTLRRADESEDDPAIAAFLTFLAKDIGANPERLQTLSPEMMERIAELTDGIVFDPDEPIEGEVDL; translated from the coding sequence ATGGCTCGCACATTCGAAGAGACCAGCACGATCACATCCAAGGGACAGACCACAGTCCCGAAATCCGTGCGTCAGGCCCTCGGTCTCAGCGAAGGCGACCAGATCGCGTTTCTCGTGGACGAACGCGGCGTGACGTTACGGCGTGCAGATGAGTCTGAAGATGATCCGGCGATCGCTGCCTTTCTGACATTTCTCGCGAAAGACATCGGAGCCAATCCGGAACGGCTACAAACGCTGTCGCCTGAGATGATGGAACGCATCGCCGAACTCACCGACGGGATAGTGTTCGATCCTGACGAGCCTATTGAAGGCGAGGTCGATCTCTGA